The sequence CGGGCTGAGCTGGGACCCGTCGGCGAGCGCGGTGGTGACGCTGCTCGCGCACAACCCCGGCCTGCCGCAGCACCGGCTGCCGGTGTCCTGGCGGCTGCCCGCGTCCGCCGCTCCGCTGGTGTCGCGGGCGTTCTATCCGTACACGCCGTTCCGCAGCGGCACCGGGTCCGGCGACCGGCGGCTCGGCTTCGGTGTGCGCGGCGACGGCGGCGGGCTCGACCGCACCCTGGACGAGGCCGCGGAGAGCGGCTGGGGTCTGCTGGAGCTGCCCGCCCGGCACACCCCGCGGACCGACCCCGAGGCCGTACGGGCGGTCGCGCTGCTCGTCCGCCGCCTGCTCGACCGCGGCGGGCTCACGTACTCCGCGCCCGACCCGGACCCCGCGCCGCTCACCGCCGAGCGGATCGCGGTCGGCACCGCCCACCGCGACCAGGCCGCCGCGGTGCGCGCCGCGCTCACGGCCCTCGGGGTCTGCGGGGTCGCGGTGGACACCGCCAACCGGCTCCAGGGGCGGGAGTTCGACGTCACGGTCGTCCTGCACCCGCTGTCCGGGCGTCCCGACGCCACCGCGTTCCACCTCGAGACCGGGCGGTTGTGCGTGCTGGCGTCCCGGCACCGGCACGCCTGCATCGTCGTCTGCCGGGCCGGGGTGGCCGACCTGCTCGACGAGCACCCCTCCTCCGAGCCGGTCCGGCTCGGCGTCACCGTCAAGTTCCCCGACGGCTGGGAGGCCAACCACTCGGTCCTGGCCCACCTCGCGGAGCACCGCGTGTCCTGGCGGGGCTAGCTGGACCCTCCGGGGTGGTGCGTTCCGCCGGTCGAGGGACCACCTGCCGGTGGGGGGTTCTCGCGCCGTTCCCCGCGCCCCTGGGTGGGTGCGGCTCCTCCGCGGAAGGACCGCGACCCCCAAGGGGCGCGGGGAACGGCGCGCTCGGCCAAGGACGTGGCGCGCCAAACCCGCCGGCCCCACCCCGCCCGTCCCCGCGGGCCTCGCCTGGCACGCCCGCCACGACCACGACGCCGCCCGCCTCGGGCTCCGCACCCTCATCACCAAGACCTTGCCTGCGCCGGCGGCCCGGGAGGGCGGAGGGCGGGTGCGGGACAATGGAAGGGTTGCCGAGCTTGGGAGGTAGGGAGATGAGCCAGCCGCCACAGGCGGACCGGCCGGGCCGGGATCGGCCGAAACGGCCCGTTCCGCTGCTGTTCGAGCCGGGGGCGGCGCCGGAGGAGGGGGCGGACCGGTTCTTCGACCTGGAGTCGATGGACGACCCGCGGGAGTTGCTGGAGCGGGCCACCGAACTGGCGGTGGCCTTCCGCGCCGCGGCCGACCGCGCCACGGACTTCCAGGCGATGGCGGCGGCCCAACTCGCGGACCCGCGCCGCTTCGACCGGCTGACGTTCGCGAAGCTCGCCGAGCGGGCCGGATGGACCGAGGACTACGCGAAGAAGATGGTCGAGTACGGCGAGGGCCTGATCAAGGGCGGCGGCGCCACCCCGTAGCCGCACCCCTGCCCTGCCGCCGACCGCACCCCCGACCGCTTCCCCGGCGGGGCAAGGTACTCCCCCGCGCCGCCCCTGTCCCGCTTTCTCCGGTTTCTCCCGGGGGGCAAGCATGCAGTCGGTAGATCTATCTGCCATGGACGAGATCCAGCGTCAGCACC comes from Streptomyces sp. NBC_00448 and encodes:
- a CDS encoding AAA family ATPase; translated protein: MLASTLRGTARGVVVDSPPGAGKSTLVVRAARELAAAGESLMIVAQTNAQVDDLADRLATADPDLPVGRLHGTDSPPDPALDRHPSLAKSTSVAELRDRAVVIATAAKWAYVKDVEPWRHAIVDEAYQMRSDALLQVAGLFERALFVGDPGQLDPFSVVGAEQWAGLSWDPSASAVVTLLAHNPGLPQHRLPVSWRLPASAAPLVSRAFYPYTPFRSGTGSGDRRLGFGVRGDGGGLDRTLDEAAESGWGLLELPARHTPRTDPEAVRAVALLVRRLLDRGGLTYSAPDPDPAPLTAERIAVGTAHRDQAAAVRAALTALGVCGVAVDTANRLQGREFDVTVVLHPLSGRPDATAFHLETGRLCVLASRHRHACIVVCRAGVADLLDEHPSSEPVRLGVTVKFPDGWEANHSVLAHLAEHRVSWRG